A single genomic interval of Streptomyces graminofaciens harbors:
- the hpaB gene encoding 4-hydroxyphenylacetate 3-monooxygenase, oxygenase component, producing the protein MAARTGKEYLERLSASRPTVHIQGETVTGGIQDHPAFRNVVRSYAELYDLQHSAEHKDVLTYTSPTSGEPVGTSFLTPKTPEDLVKRRKAFKVWADHSNGMLGRTGDYMNSSLMALASAADWFAQANPAFGENILRYYEKVREEDLLCTHTLIPPQVNRSVAGTQQAGGKLAARIVKEDDNGIVIRGARMLATIAPFADEMLVFPSTVLRGTPEDKPYSYAFAIPNDAPGLRYVAREPLDYDRPRHDHPLASRFEESDCVVVFDDVHVPYERCFAIGDADLCNGFYSQTSSVVHMTHQVVTRTTAKTEYILGLVTLLTEAIGIEQFQHVQEDIAEIITTLEMLRAFLRAAEADAQVNEYGVLTPAFAPLNAARNLYPKLYQRFPQILRKLGASGLMATPTELDINGPAAADIEAYLQSATLTGPERVKLFRLVWDTCISAFSSRQALYEYYFFGDPVRMAGAYVKSYDREPYKAKVQAFLERS; encoded by the coding sequence ATGGCCGCACGCACCGGCAAGGAATACCTCGAGCGACTCTCCGCCTCCCGCCCCACCGTCCACATCCAGGGCGAGACCGTCACCGGCGGCATCCAGGACCACCCGGCCTTCCGCAACGTGGTGCGCAGCTACGCCGAGTTGTACGACCTCCAGCACTCCGCCGAGCACAAGGACGTCCTGACCTACACCTCGCCCACGTCCGGCGAGCCGGTCGGCACCTCCTTCCTCACCCCGAAGACCCCGGAGGACCTGGTCAAGCGGCGCAAGGCGTTCAAGGTGTGGGCCGACCACAGCAACGGCATGCTGGGCCGCACCGGCGACTACATGAACAGCTCGCTGATGGCGCTCGCCTCGGCCGCCGACTGGTTCGCCCAGGCCAACCCGGCCTTCGGCGAGAACATCCTGCGCTACTACGAGAAGGTCCGCGAAGAGGACCTGCTGTGCACCCACACGCTGATCCCGCCGCAGGTCAACCGCTCGGTCGCCGGCACCCAGCAGGCGGGCGGCAAGCTCGCCGCGCGGATCGTGAAGGAGGACGACAACGGCATCGTGATCCGGGGCGCGCGCATGCTCGCCACCATCGCCCCCTTCGCCGACGAGATGCTGGTGTTCCCCTCGACCGTGCTGCGCGGCACTCCCGAGGACAAGCCGTACTCGTACGCCTTCGCCATCCCCAACGACGCCCCGGGTCTGCGCTACGTCGCCCGCGAGCCCCTCGACTACGACCGCCCGCGCCACGACCACCCTCTCGCCTCGCGCTTCGAGGAGTCGGACTGCGTGGTCGTCTTCGACGACGTGCACGTGCCCTACGAGCGGTGTTTCGCCATCGGCGACGCCGACCTGTGCAACGGCTTCTACTCGCAGACCTCCTCCGTGGTGCACATGACCCACCAGGTCGTCACCCGCACCACCGCCAAGACCGAGTACATCCTCGGCCTGGTGACGCTGCTCACCGAGGCCATCGGCATCGAGCAGTTCCAGCACGTGCAGGAGGACATCGCCGAGATCATCACCACGCTGGAGATGCTCCGCGCCTTCCTGCGCGCCGCCGAGGCCGACGCCCAGGTCAACGAGTACGGCGTGCTCACCCCCGCCTTCGCCCCGCTCAACGCGGCCCGCAACCTCTACCCCAAGCTCTACCAGCGCTTCCCGCAGATCCTGCGCAAGCTCGGCGCCTCCGGCCTGATGGCCACCCCGACCGAACTCGACATCAACGGACCGGCGGCCGCCGACATCGAGGCGTACCTGCAGTCCGCGACCCTGACCGGCCCCGAGCGCGTCAAGCTGTTCCGGCTCGTGTGGGACACCTGCATCTCCGCGTTCTCCAGCCGCCAGGCGCTGTACGAGTACTACTTCTTCGGCGACCCGGTCCGCATGGCCGGCGCGTACGTGAAGTCCTACGACCGCGAGCCCTACAAGGCCAAGGTGCAGGCGTTCCTGGAGCGTTCCTGA
- a CDS encoding flavin reductase family protein, producing the protein MPEALAPPSPGALRACMSRFTTGVTVVTYEGDDGPRGATMNSFTSVSAEPPLVLISVARRARCHDQLLDRPFCVNILGAEQEPLARQFAGVQGAAEPRWAADARVPRLAHPLAWIECETWRTYDGGDHTLVLGRVTDLGHRDGDALTYAWSRFGTATEATDGIEHLI; encoded by the coding sequence ATGCCCGAAGCCCTCGCTCCACCGAGCCCCGGCGCCCTGCGCGCCTGTATGTCCCGCTTCACCACCGGCGTCACCGTCGTGACATACGAAGGAGACGACGGACCGCGCGGCGCCACCATGAACTCCTTCACCTCCGTCTCGGCCGAGCCCCCGCTGGTGCTGATCAGCGTCGCCCGACGCGCCCGCTGCCACGACCAGCTGCTCGACCGGCCGTTCTGCGTGAACATCCTCGGCGCCGAACAGGAGCCCCTGGCTCGGCAGTTCGCCGGTGTCCAGGGCGCGGCCGAGCCCCGCTGGGCGGCCGACGCCCGCGTCCCGCGCCTCGCGCATCCACTGGCCTGGATCGAGTGCGAGACCTGGCGCACCTACGACGGCGGCGACCACACCCTCGTCCTCGGCCGCGTCACCGACCTCGGCCACCGCGACGGTGACGCCCTCACCTACGCCTGGAGCCGATTCGGTACCGCGACCGAGGCCACCGACGGCATCGAACACCTCATCTGA
- a CDS encoding MarR family winged helix-turn-helix transcriptional regulator codes for MPQEQPDNEQLDFWSFIDHAISRTAREIPDVDPLAMRLVLTLHRAANMLVYDLESTVHRPRGWSWAGFRVLFAVWLTGTVEAKKVAELSGMSRAAVSALVATLERDGLLSKERAPHDKRAVHLTLTPQGRAAISEAFREHNAREQEWAGSLSREEQATLIALLGKLTAHSVHFEARHRA; via the coding sequence GTGCCCCAGGAGCAGCCGGACAACGAACAACTGGACTTCTGGTCGTTCATCGACCACGCGATCTCGCGCACCGCCCGGGAGATTCCGGACGTGGACCCGCTCGCCATGCGCCTGGTGCTCACTCTCCACAGGGCCGCGAACATGCTGGTCTATGACCTGGAATCCACCGTCCATCGACCACGCGGGTGGTCCTGGGCGGGTTTCCGGGTGCTCTTCGCGGTCTGGCTCACCGGGACGGTCGAGGCGAAGAAGGTTGCCGAGCTGTCCGGAATGAGCCGTGCCGCCGTCTCCGCGTTGGTGGCCACACTGGAGCGGGACGGCCTCCTCTCCAAGGAGCGCGCCCCGCACGACAAGCGTGCCGTTCACCTGACCCTGACCCCGCAGGGCCGGGCAGCGATCAGTGAGGCCTTCCGCGAGCACAACGCGCGCGAACAGGAATGGGCGGGCTCGCTGAGCAGGGAGGAACAGGCTACGTTGATCGCCCTGCTCGGGAAGCTGACAGCGCACTCGGTGCACTTCGAAGCACGTCATCGTGCGTGA
- a CDS encoding alpha/beta hydrolase yields MSRVHKDLRFTDIPKRTESIRVETGAGPVTCTVYRPSAAAAPAPVYVNFHGGGFVVARPEQDDHICRYIAATAGCVVINVDYAVAPQRPYPVPVTQAYDVTAWVAENGSANNWDGSRLAVGGHSAGANLTAAVCRTARDRGTFTPRLQIIDSAPLDQLADPATKQSPIAKPLLTPSLMRVFTAAYVPDPAGLAHPLVSPGLADDLAGLPPALVITAENDRLRDEGDAYAKALEAAGVPVTHRCFEGVDHYFTHTGPVPAGKEAIDLMATTLRTALSD; encoded by the coding sequence ATGAGCCGCGTGCACAAGGATCTGCGCTTCACCGACATCCCGAAGCGCACGGAATCCATCCGGGTGGAGACCGGCGCCGGGCCGGTGACCTGCACCGTCTACCGCCCGTCGGCCGCCGCAGCCCCTGCTCCCGTGTACGTCAACTTCCACGGCGGCGGTTTCGTGGTCGCCCGCCCCGAGCAGGACGACCACATCTGCCGCTACATAGCAGCCACGGCCGGATGCGTGGTGATCAACGTGGACTACGCCGTCGCCCCGCAGAGGCCGTACCCCGTACCCGTCACTCAGGCCTACGACGTCACCGCCTGGGTGGCTGAGAACGGCTCCGCCAACAACTGGGACGGCTCGCGACTCGCCGTGGGCGGACACAGTGCCGGGGCCAACCTGACCGCCGCGGTCTGCCGCACAGCTCGGGACCGCGGCACCTTCACGCCCCGCCTCCAGATCATCGACTCGGCACCCCTCGACCAGCTCGCCGACCCCGCCACCAAGCAGTCACCCATTGCCAAGCCCCTGCTCACCCCTTCGCTCATGCGGGTCTTCACCGCCGCCTACGTCCCGGATCCCGCCGGCCTCGCCCATCCGCTGGTGTCGCCCGGACTGGCCGACGACCTTGCCGGACTGCCGCCGGCCCTGGTCATCACCGCGGAAAACGACCGCCTGCGCGACGAGGGCGACGCCTACGCCAAGGCCCTGGAGGCTGCCGGCGTTCCGGTCACCCACCGTTGCTTCGAGGGCGTCGACCACTACTTCACCCACACCGGTCCGGTACCGGCCGGAAAGGAAGCCATCGATCTGATGGCCACCACCCTGCGCACGGCACTCAGCGACTGA
- a CDS encoding class I SAM-dependent methyltransferase gives MAKQRDRWAELTGGQTGEEYARRFAQLAESGHDIHGEAAFCAALLKPAARILDAGCGTGRIAIRLAELGHHCTGVDVDLSMLAVARRNAPTQHWLHGDLACLDSLGLEPGFDLALAAGNVIPLLAPGTEPAVVRQLAAVLRPGGLLITGMGLDAEHLPLPEPPVSLTEFDHWCAQAGLTLRQRFATWDGDPYHQGGGYAVSVHARPID, from the coding sequence ATGGCAAAGCAGCGGGACCGCTGGGCGGAACTGACAGGCGGACAAACTGGTGAGGAGTACGCCCGACGGTTCGCGCAACTCGCTGAATCAGGCCACGACATTCACGGCGAGGCCGCCTTCTGTGCCGCGCTGCTGAAACCCGCCGCCCGAATACTCGATGCCGGCTGTGGCACCGGGCGGATCGCGATCCGGCTGGCCGAGCTGGGCCACCACTGCACGGGCGTGGACGTCGACCTCTCCATGCTCGCGGTCGCCCGTCGCAACGCCCCCACGCAGCATTGGCTCCACGGTGACCTGGCCTGCCTGGACAGCCTCGGTCTGGAACCCGGCTTCGACCTGGCGCTCGCCGCCGGAAACGTCATCCCCTTGCTGGCACCCGGCACCGAACCAGCTGTTGTCCGGCAGCTGGCCGCCGTCCTGCGCCCCGGCGGACTGCTGATCACCGGCATGGGACTGGACGCGGAACACCTGCCATTGCCGGAACCGCCAGTGAGCCTGACGGAATTCGACCATTGGTGCGCGCAGGCTGGACTAACCCTGCGGCAGCGCTTCGCCACTTGGGACGGCGACCCTTACCATCAGGGCGGCGGCTATGCCGTCAGCGTGCACGCCCGCCCCATCGACTGA
- a CDS encoding APC family permease, with protein MPDVSISFKRLIVGRPLSSDRLGEQMLPKRIALPVFASDPLSSVAYATQEILLVLTLGGLAYLHLAPWVAAAVVVLLAVVVLSYRQVVQAYPSGGGSYEVASRNLGPWAGLVVASALMVDYVMTVAVSVAAGVDNIISAVPSLGPYRVVVNLGFVALLTAMNLRGVRESGRLFAVPTYLFIAGVLAMVAIGLLQTAFGHAPVAESAGWQVHAEPGQLGLTGMALVLLTLRAFSSGCTALTGAEAISNGVPAFRPPKARNAATTMAVMGGLSIAMFAGITALALIADVRYTEDACQLVGFPGDCATGSQRTVIAQLAAAVFGGTDTVMFFYIQAATALILILAANTAFNGFPLLAAILAEHRYLPRQLHTRGDRLAFSNGIVILAVVAGALIYAFDGSVTRLIQLYILGVFTSFTLSQAGMVRHWNRELGGTTDPVRRRRIHRSRAINAVGACLTALVLIVVLVTKFSHGAYVVVIAMPVLFAMMRGIRRHYDRVARELLPQPGGIVLPIRTHAVVLVSQLHQPTLRALGYAKATRPDTLTALTVEISEEEVSALRAEWEEREIQVPLAMMASPYRDITGSVLEYIARLHREHPEDLIAVYIPEYVVGHWWEHLLHNQSALRLKARLLFQRGVMVISVPWQLDSSDRAAEQQAYGSSGAGPKVG; from the coding sequence CTGCCGGATGTGTCGATATCGTTCAAGCGGTTGATTGTGGGCCGCCCGCTGAGTAGTGACCGCCTGGGTGAGCAGATGCTGCCCAAGCGGATCGCTTTGCCGGTTTTTGCCAGTGACCCGTTGTCGTCGGTGGCCTATGCGACGCAGGAGATCCTGCTCGTGCTGACGCTGGGCGGGCTGGCGTACCTGCATTTGGCGCCGTGGGTGGCTGCGGCGGTGGTGGTGCTGCTGGCCGTGGTGGTGCTGTCGTACCGGCAGGTGGTGCAGGCCTACCCGTCCGGCGGTGGGTCCTACGAGGTGGCCTCGCGCAATCTGGGACCGTGGGCCGGTCTGGTGGTGGCCTCGGCCCTGATGGTGGACTACGTCATGACCGTGGCCGTGTCGGTGGCCGCGGGCGTGGACAACATCATCTCCGCGGTGCCGTCACTGGGCCCTTATCGGGTAGTGGTGAACCTCGGTTTCGTGGCGCTGCTGACCGCGATGAACCTGCGCGGGGTACGCGAGTCGGGGCGGCTGTTCGCGGTGCCGACCTATCTGTTCATCGCCGGTGTGCTGGCCATGGTCGCGATCGGGCTGCTCCAGACGGCGTTCGGTCACGCGCCGGTGGCCGAGAGCGCCGGGTGGCAGGTCCACGCGGAGCCGGGACAGCTCGGGCTGACCGGTATGGCACTGGTGCTGCTGACCCTGCGAGCCTTCTCCTCCGGCTGCACGGCGCTGACCGGCGCGGAGGCGATCTCCAACGGAGTGCCGGCGTTCCGGCCGCCCAAGGCGCGCAACGCCGCCACCACTATGGCGGTGATGGGCGGCCTGTCGATCGCCATGTTCGCGGGTATCACGGCGCTGGCCCTGATCGCGGACGTGCGCTACACCGAGGACGCCTGCCAGCTGGTCGGCTTTCCCGGCGACTGTGCGACCGGCAGCCAGCGCACGGTGATCGCCCAGCTCGCCGCGGCGGTGTTCGGCGGCACGGATACGGTGATGTTCTTCTACATCCAGGCCGCGACCGCGCTGATCCTGATCCTGGCGGCCAACACCGCCTTCAACGGCTTCCCGTTGCTGGCGGCGATCCTGGCCGAGCACCGCTACCTGCCGCGCCAGCTGCACACCCGCGGGGACCGGCTGGCGTTCTCCAACGGCATCGTCATCCTGGCAGTGGTCGCAGGCGCCCTGATCTATGCCTTCGACGGGTCGGTGACCCGTCTGATCCAGCTCTACATCCTGGGCGTGTTCACCTCCTTCACCCTCTCCCAGGCCGGCATGGTCCGGCACTGGAACCGGGAACTGGGCGGAACGACCGACCCGGTACGGCGTCGGCGTATCCACCGCTCGCGGGCGATCAACGCGGTCGGCGCCTGCCTTACCGCGCTGGTGCTCATCGTGGTCCTGGTCACCAAGTTCAGCCACGGCGCGTACGTGGTGGTGATCGCCATGCCGGTGCTCTTCGCGATGATGCGCGGCATCCGCCGCCACTACGACCGGGTGGCCCGCGAGCTGCTCCCGCAGCCGGGCGGCATCGTGCTGCCCATCCGCACCCACGCCGTGGTGCTGGTCTCCCAGCTGCACCAGCCGACCCTGCGCGCGCTGGGCTACGCCAAGGCCACCCGCCCGGACACCCTCACCGCGCTGACGGTCGAGATCAGCGAGGAGGAGGTGAGCGCGCTGCGCGCCGAGTGGGAGGAGCGGGAGATCCAGGTTCCGCTGGCGATGATGGCGTCCCCGTACCGTGACATCACCGGATCGGTGCTGGAGTACATCGCCCGCCTGCACCGCGAGCACCCCGAGGATCTGATCGCCGTGTACATCCCCGAATACGTGGTCGGCCACTGGTGGGAGCATCTGCTGCACAACCAGTCCGCGCTGCGACTCAAGGCCCGGCTGCTGTTCCAGCGCGGGGTGATGGTCATCAGCGTGCCGTGGCAGCTGGACTCCAGCGACCGTGCGGCCGAGCAACAGGCGTACGGCTCATCTGGCGCCGGGCCCAAGGTCGGCTAG